The Capsicum annuum cultivar UCD-10X-F1 chromosome 1, UCD10Xv1.1, whole genome shotgun sequence sequence gagtcgtacccaagactcgtatggtggacagtgtccaaatcttccttgggtttaaatctgtCAGGGCTACGGATGAAGGGTACAAATCGtatgctttggatacgacttggtaagatgagtcatatgttggacagtgttggatccaaaggttgaggctaggatacgagttgagggtaccacttgtataCTACTTGCGAGGGTCAGTTGTACCCctgggatgggattttgtgcaacttaagtaagggtattttggatattttcccacttatcctaataaggtcccatgacctacttaggaggttatttaccctattatttcatttattaacacttagaaacttttctaaacactctaataattctctcaaaaacttTTTGGCAAGGGAAACtaggtttcaactaaaggattgatttggggcttgtcttggtaatttttttccgtcatcatcttggtttaaggcatgttctcttcccttattgtcaATTCTAACTAGAAGAATGgtttttattaatgttttcttgacttcattgattgtatgattttggttttcaaatatgaattgggggttttgatattcaatggttggttatggttttccatagttttagttatgcttcatatgcattaatggtggttttggataattgaattgcgtgggaatggtttaatagtaattggaattggttttggttatattatgccctcaatgtgtttaacaaaatgcctataataatattttcattgcattgagtattttaatggaactcttgtttgttttaaaacttggtaaaggaattatgcatagtttaaaatggcttggaaaggtaaatgcctaaatggttatgcttatggagtacatggaatcccccaagttgttTGATagggtaaatggaagggcacttagaagtccccttaaacctatatatggttggctatggatagtacttgctagtatagtcggtatgacgataccactgctaaatggccttggttaataaatggtaaatggattggttagttgcttggtaatggttttaattgggcaataatggcgggatatgtagcaaagccatggaaggtggaggtcccgggggaaccaaaactgaaaactcatatttgctgatgtgaggttggtcttggtgaccatgtgcatgatgttatactatatttttggggatgtactagtcattccaagttttcttccctggtcatgtggCTTTATGCAGttgggccctttcaacagggagagctaaacccatatagcccgtgagtggcttaggatggcaaagctatacaacccaggtaaaggtttcaATGGCATGTTAAATCCGCtccccttatatatatatatattgttgtgtgcatatagatggttttacttggttttataaatggcattattttatccttatcctgagactGGTGGCTGTTTTCCCATGCTATGCAAGAACCgctcattctactcctcctacatagtgattgactcggggatcaatatttggactgtagtggtgagcttttatcctttcgaaaggctccattttatgttatgaatatttctagacactttgattttattttggatattggttttggccatggttggagacatgtcccaattgaattttattactcttttggttagaggctttatagtACAACTATGGGTTAGAATaggcaggatcggtattggtgtcatccttgacattggaataagctgaagggctgacatcattggacgatatgtttggttgttccatcatatttcatttggGATTAATTATGCTacgttttggaacatctttggttatggcctgatttatggcccttgtttcgatattgtttggtatggttggattgttggtatgggatggttagaCTTAGTTGGGTCAATCACGGTTGTGATTTTGTCatagagtctttatgtgagttgttacactatccTGTTACATGCTCGAAATTCAAACAACTTagggcaggcggctggaggttgggttcggtaaagggggtggtctccggtcctggtcggacttgggatgcccattacgataaggccctcgGGCAGGTCACGTCAGAGTCACTCCTAGTGTTAATAGCCAGACAATACACTAGTGTCGGGGGATTCTGCACAGTGTCACTAGGAAAGGTAACAGTCTTTCGTTAGGCCAAAGTGGCAGAGATTTGCCCATACTACTGTTCCAACTACTTGATAGCAGTTGAATGTGACTCAACCTTCTGGGTCAATCCTGAAATATCAACCTTGAGTTCTTTAAGGAAAGTTTCTTGGCTGTCTTGACCCTTCATCAACTTACACAACATTTCTTCTATTCTTGATTTGGCTTCTCGTCTACCAGGTGGAATGTATGTCTCTAtcataatagtttcaaccttgatttccttgcccttgggctcgAAAACCTGCCAACTGAAGATCCACATACTTTTTCTCCTCTGCTATCTCATACTTATTAACTCTAGAGGCTACACCCTGTGCCTCTACCTCATTAACCTTTTTAGCATTTATTGTTGCGAATTGTTTGGCCAACTCGCCAATATCAGTCCTTAATGAAATCTCCTGAGCTACAGCCTCCTTAGTTCCTCTCCATTCATTGAAAGATCCAATGACACAAATGTCAGAACCTCTCTCAACCTCCCGAGTTTACCACTCTTGGTTAGTTAATGAAATTTGATCCATAATACTCAAAACTATCTCCCATAGTAATCTCATAAAGTCTCTTCCGGAGATAGTTTCTGTCATTGCTCTGGAACTGATAGTTAGGGCTCTATAGAAAATCTTCAACAAGTTTGTCCCTAAAAATTGATGGTTAGGTACTATGCTAATTTCTTTTcgaacctgaaccatgcctcatacatagattctgactgtagctacctgaaattataaatctcatccttgagcTGCAATATCCTGGACGGAGGAAAGAACCTGTTCAAGAATTGTCTGCGTAGCTCATTCCATGTAATGATAGGCCCTATTTGAAGTTCCCCTAGCTATAAAATGCTTCTCTAGTAAGCAAGAAGGGAaacaacctcagtctaagtgCCTCCTGATCTACCCCAGGTATGGTATATGAAGTGCAACTCTCAATAAAATTTTCCAGATGCATGTTTGTGTTGTCTGTAGGCAACCCTGTAAATACGCCCTTTAGCATAAGAGCTCAATCATAGCACTAAAAAAACTGAACTTGACATTAGGGGAAAAACACAGGAGGAATAATGGCCCCAGTATCTATCGGCTTAACATATCCcagatcttcttcatcatttttaTACGGCTGAACATACAGATATGTTGGGATCACTTGAGGTCGTCGTCCtctgattttgttttgatttccaCTACATACTGCTTGGCAGTCTAATGTCTGTCTCTACTTAGTAACTCTGCCTCTCGAGATATGTGTTGAGATTCTTCTACTACCCTTCTCTCATTTAAAGCTTGAGCTACAAGCTTACCAGTTTGTCAATCAACAATGTCCTGAACACCTTCAGGAGTAGTAGGAGGCAAATCATCTCTTTTCGGCTCCGTCATCCTACTAACTGTTTGTTGGATCCTCACTAAATTTGAATTTAGTGGGAGTAAGAGATTACCTCTACTCTGAGTGACATGGATACACTGGcttatacccaactaagaacaaaaacaaaaggaaaaactcataaattacaataacttcaaatcataaatcaacactataTTCTCTGACAACAGTGCTAAAAATTTGTGACGTCTAAGCTACACCTCATCTCAGAAGATAATACGGTctctgccaaatatagtaacccaacaaaggttggggttgaatcctaaAGGAATACGTGGAATTGTGGTTCTTAGTTGTTGTAATCAATGGGccgaactggaaaagtaaatggggaattGAGTATCAAAGTCGAACATATAACTAGTATCAACTTTTGGTTGTAAGCAGTTGTAGGTGAACACTAAGATTATGTTTTCCCTGACTTCTCAACTCTTTTTATCGTgctatgttgaaccaacccaataccttgcatgcagaattgataagttgtgtaccttctacagtcttttggacgagcaaaaagattttaccctttaccatttgagtctcaggatgtcgccttgctaacccttatcttaatcccatttaactattacctttcgagtctctagttattagatgaaatataaATACCTGATTAGATACTACCTAGTAGCAtagatcgacagttaaactccaaattactattgtcattatctttttctagtcactactcctcttttggagtaagtagcaataatctaggcgggatcctaatgtttgcaaccactagaataactattaaagtgaagataatgcaatgcatgcatgggtatcagttcagaacaacagtaacactttccctacttcgtcaatcagccagggttttcacaaccctagatatgggcttttagccgctcatgcttgtgaagtaatcagcaacattcatgattgaaagcataagatgaaatcacaataataagaagtaaaaacccaaaatcgtAACTAAATAAATTAAccaagtcaatacaagagaattctaagactaaaatcaaatcttggaatcaaaatatgtttgtgagtatcaaaagttcGTAACTTCTACTACAAACACACAAGGGATATTTATAGTACATCGGAAAACCCTAAAATCTAAGCTCGAATGAATAGGAGAAAAAAGAGTCGGTGACTACTTGTAGTCCCTACTTGCACCCTGACTCTGGGCGCAGATAGTACTTGCGGCTTGCAGGGTGGGCGCAAGTGGGTACTATAAGTGCCAGGACCAAAAATCCTGTAGGTTAGCTCTCGAGATTTTAACTTCTGACACTTGCTTTGCCTATATGCAGTTcgcatgttgacttagcaagtgtcgggagtcatcttttcagctcttcttcaattcccaCACATGCTTGATCCCGAGCAAACCTGAAAGTGtcctgaacatccataattgctcccacAAGTAGCCAATaacatttttttcatctttttcacaaacttagcatccaaaatataatttcctgcaaaacataccaaaaatgcatcatatctaacaaaacaacctcagaaacttacatatttttatagttttaagcattgGAAGTGCTATATTTCTTTAGCACATCAACGCAGATCCTTACTCAGCTGGAAGGAAGTATTTCCTTTTTATTATGATACATTTGGCTAACACGAAACCACAACATTCATAATGAACAAAAATCCATATTCCAATATCAACACCTTTTGAACGAGTAGTATAATATCACTTCCTAGAAACTAATGCTAAGATTCGTAATGCCAAGAACCATCATCTTGGAATCCCCCTACTAATGGTCCAAAACTTAATATAGACGACTTTTATAACTACTTCATAAAAATAAGAGGAGCGGGGGCATCTTTCGGAACGCCTTTGGAAGAAAAATCTTCAAGCTTATATTATGGTCTTATGTTTACTGTCAAGATGCACGTCACTCATCTAGAAATTACAACTGATTCTCTTGAGGCAATAAACATACTTGATCACCACTGCGACAATAACAATAAGAGGGTCATAAGCTGACAATAAATAACCTTTTTATAGTATGGTCAGTTCCATCGGTGTTTGTTCGTCACTTGATGGATGCAGACATCAATGAAATTCCTGTTGTTGGGCCCATTAATTATCAAGATTGTGTAACTAGTACTAGGCCTCTTTTAGCTCTTGATAAGCTCCCTGCAACTACTTTTGTAAACttttatgatgtatattattAGTAATGAATAAAATCATccttttgacaaaaaaaaaaaaacacttagcGTAGTGATCAATACTCAACCCACTATGCTAAGTAGGCCTAGAATTCTAATTCCTTATCTTCTTTAGCACATGTGGACCCTACTTCAATTAATattcattgaaaaaaaaaaataacattaatgCTCCCTCCGCTTTAATTCATGTATACCTGCCACTTTTTGGAATTTagattaaatcaatttttttaattaatgattaaaataaatgacaaaattaaataaaataagaaaatatgacatTCTTTTATGGGTTAGGGGAAGGGGGTAGATGAATGAATTTAATGCAGTGTTTTAAAAGGCAGTCACACGACTTTTTTTGAGGCTTGCTTCGCAGTGAGACGTAGCCAAAAATGCCCCGAGGCGTTGTGGGAAGGTAAAAGTACCGAAAAgtgaatttctcaaaatttgaGGCATTCGCCTAAGCTTGAGGTGCAAATTAAGCGTAAGCCTAGAAAATTTAcagagtaaaataattttttcctggTAAATCTCTAATTTAAacttaatactaaaatatatggttTGCAAATATTTGAATACTCaaatcaaaagtaaaagaaaacacACAAGTCACACCTTCAAACGTATTTATCGGTGGGCGTCGACTATGCCGCTACTCAAGAAGATACTAGGTGTAGTTTCttcctagttttttttttctttttcttttagtctttttCAGGTTGCATAATGACGAActtttaagttatttatttttctctcttttaaaatacaatatatgatatatgagttcgtaaatatatttatagagtAACGGGAAGGTGAGAGTTGAttaattattctatcttttttGTACAAATTTGTGTTTTTAAGAACATATAATAGTTTATTATATGAAAGTTGACTTTATCTATTAGTTGTATTATACAACtttggttgatttttttcttgCTGAAACAactttagatacatattttacttatttatttttttataattttaatgtgGCTTTACTCTTTTTATGttgatttatctcttttaaaaaagatttatttttaattatattaatttatataatattaaaaattaaaaaaatcatgaaacttaCGCCTCATCACCTCAAAACTTATGCATCACCTCATACCGGATAAAATacctgcttcaaattaatgaaatcTTGCACTTTGGCCTTTCTCAGTTCAAGTaggaagaacctgtctagaaaaacaatagcaaactcctcccattctataggtccTACGTTAACGCCTTTATCCTTCTTCCACTGCTTAACCCACGTATGATCCACCTCTTATGACAGGTAAGCAGCTAAGTAAGCACCGTAGCCTTACATTTCAAACTTTAGGAACtctaagtagccgtttggccatgaaaattaaaattttctggagttggagttgaagttggagttgaaattggagttggagttgtgtttggccatgtcttttttgaaattttgttttgacttttgaaaaaacttttttaaatatgattttatgccctaacttttacgaactatcaaaatcactcaactaaaatttacctactaatggaaaaagaacacaattagtcactattataaaaataattacatatacatggccatatttaatgaatttcaattatgacatatataatatttacattaatagccgtttctcatatttgaaaattttaaatatggatgttatattaacaaatcactgcttcctgttttttaggtaaaaaatattatctttcaaacaaatttatttttttaggaatttatttaatttatttccttcattttccattcttaaaaaataaaaaatgatgagttgttattaaattttagggtgtcgctaatttatttctttaacttatacatgaaaatttttaccgtgtgtgaataaattatttctatgtaaaacatgctttgcatatttatggtatattatatcacataccataaatatataaatatgcttagtatgtttctttatactttgtatttttataaatgggtgcatatggtatatacatggtataaacttcatatataacatactttgtatatttatattataaatatgcttagtatgtttcttaatactttgtatatttatatatgtgtatatggtatatacatggtataaactttatatataacatactttgtatatttctattataaatataataatttatatatttatgggataaatataatactttatatatttatgggtacaaatataaattagcagtaaagTAATATcctaaataagagagaaaattaaataagaaataaaaataataatgagagagaaaaagagatacatattaattaggataacattaagtttgaaattataactatcttattctttaaaactgctatatacataatattgaaaaagtaatgttataaggaaagttttatgtaaaaaatttaaaagattgaaattatatgtaataataataaaagttggaattggagttgaaaaattgtgaaaacaacaaaaacctattttcccttttcaaaattttttttggaattattttttaaattttcatgatcaaacaccaTAAATTTCAATTCCgaaactttttttttgaaaaaaatgaaaaaaatttccaTGCCAAACATGccctaattaaaaataaagtgtGAAGTGTACAAATTGGGACACGAGggagtaaaataatttttattttagaaaaaaaagtaggGGACAATTGAGCAGTGTGACAGTATTAAAGTTAAATTCGTACTCTTTTAACACTCCTGCTTTCACCAAACTAACAGCAATATTTTCCTGTTGCTTCaagcaaaaatcaaaataaaagtaaacttaACCAAAAGGACAATCTCTTGGAAATCAGAACCCCACGCACATCGCTCACCTCCCCTCCCCCACCTCCACCCCGACACcctctcaactctctctctcttACTCATTTTCCACCACCGCCCGCCGCCGTAGAGTGGCTGCTCTATAGTTCCAGCGAAAGATTTTGACGGCTCAAACGAGCTGAAGAGCATGAGCGAAGACGGGAAAAGAGCCGGTGGAGCTCCGGCGGCGAAGCCTACCTCCGATGATCGGAGAATCTCGTCAGGTTCCGGTCCTTATCCTCCCGGTAAAAAAGTTACCATAAAAAGTGCCGATATGAAATCTGATGTTCAAAAGGAGGCCGTCGACATTGCTATTGCTGTATATATTCTTATTATCTCTCTACTATGGTTATGTATTCTTCTCCCACTTATACTGTTATAATTCTATGAATTAATGCGTTTTTCGTGCTTTTCTGTATATGTGATTAAGGCATTTGAGAAGTGTAATGTAGAGAAGGATGTAGCTGAACAGATTAAGAAGGAGTTTGATAAGAAGTACGGTCCCACTTGGCATTGCATTGTTGGGAAAAACTTCGGTAAGTCGAAAGTTTTTGTGTGACTAGTATTGGCTGATAGCTTTAAAAGTTATATGGTAAGCGAAACTTAATTTGTTGTGTGTCCATGATCTGATGGAATAATATGCAATGCATATTTGGAATGATGTGGATCTAGCACTTTACAAGGCAGTGTGTTGAGTTTTCCGACAGATTAAATACTCATGCATGTTGGATGATTTATGAATAGCGTTAGGTGAGTTCTAGTCCTTGTTCATAGAATTATCCGGTACCTATACTAGTAGTAGTACCTAGTACGAGCTGGATTAGTATGAGGCTTTGCACAAGCTTATCTATTTGTGGATGGATCTGATCTTCCTCTATTAGGTGACTTTCTCGAGGTCATATGAAAAAGCTTATCTATGTCTAACCAAAAAGTGTCATAACCTCTAATTTCTGATATTATAGATTTGTTTGGGAGAACAATGAGTTTGCTCAGGTTCAAATCCGGGGGAGGCAAAAAAGtattaggtgatttcttctcatcagCCTAAATcttggtggacaaagttaccTGGTACTTGTGTTGCTGAAAGATAGAAAATACCTGGTGAAATAATCAAGGTAGGCAAGCTGCCTCGAATACCActgtcataaaaataaaattgtatacTAAAAGTGAGATGCGAGATGAGACTAGTggtgatagagttcggaatgagactatccgagagaaggttggagtggcttcagtggaggataagatgcgggaagtccgattgagatggttcggacacgtgatgagaaggggcacggatgcacCGGTTCGTAGGTTCGAACTTAGGAAATCCGTATACTTAACTAGATTTTTTCTCGAGTTAATTAACCTTGTCACAACAGTTAATCATTAGATGAAAGTTTAACGCttccaaatcctcgttgataattcacttcctattagattcatttcttactttaagaaaatcaataattaggtataatctattgtttgcaaccaatagacaacaTGCATAACAGAAGAATTATCAAAAAGTTCCTAGTGCCTTGAGAATCTTGATCAACTAATGAATTTATAAGACCaaactcatagatcccacaactcgggttatgGAGATTAGTTACTCATGATATAGAAAGCAACAAcatatattgaattcataattcgaTAGTTGGCAATTTACAAACGATAAAGATATATTAT is a genomic window containing:
- the LOC107842884 gene encoding dynein light chain LC6, flagellar outer arm, with translation MSEDGKRAGGAPAAKPTSDDRRISSGSGPYPPGKKVTIKSADMKSDVQKEAVDIAIAAFEKCNVEKDVAEQIKKEFDKKYGPTWHCIVGKNFGSYVTHETNHFVYFYLDSKAVLLFKSG